A part of Geothrix oryzae genomic DNA contains:
- a CDS encoding LiaI-LiaF-like domain-containing protein → MNAQDTRPPIFSTKLVVGLAVIALGLILTADSLRWYDAWHLLTWWPLVLAALGLARLVQDGPLSLRGHVWLCFSVAGFISQFGPWGLLERWWPIFLVWGGLIVTLRAIFPQPKRGRKGKDAPPSPSPAVSCDPETDSEQVKP, encoded by the coding sequence ATGAACGCCCAGGACACGCGCCCCCCGATCTTCTCGACCAAACTCGTCGTCGGCCTGGCGGTGATCGCCCTGGGCCTGATCCTCACGGCGGACAGCCTCCGCTGGTACGATGCCTGGCACCTGCTGACCTGGTGGCCGCTGGTGCTGGCCGCCCTCGGCCTCGCCCGGCTGGTCCAGGACGGGCCGCTCAGCCTCCGGGGGCATGTCTGGCTGTGCTTCTCCGTCGCGGGTTTCATCTCCCAGTTCGGTCCTTGGGGCCTGCTGGAGCGCTGGTGGCCCATCTTCCTGGTCTGGGGCGGCCTGATCGTCACCCTGCGGGCCATCTTCCCCCAGCCCAAGCGGGGGCGGAAAGGCAAGGATGCCCCCCCATCGCCAAGCCCCGCCGTTTCCTGTGATCCTGAAACCGACTCCGAACAGGTGAAGCCATGA
- a CDS encoding LiaF transmembrane domain-containing protein, producing the protein MTAPDDAKAPSPFSPKLVVGVAIIVAGLVLTLDNLGLIQAHTIFKLWPLVLVAMGVAKIRQEGSGGGMGGWFLVLGGAFLLLFTFARGHLAEALAPMLVVGVGILIVVKALKQNRGVPPELARSEDFLQGTAIFGGFKRRVLTQAFKGGELTAIFGGYEVDLRQAALENGQARIDVFVLFGGGEIRVPDGWEIANRATAVAGALNDNTHHGPGPVEGRPRLVVTGLILFGGTEVKS; encoded by the coding sequence ATGACTGCCCCCGACGACGCCAAGGCCCCCAGCCCCTTCAGCCCCAAGCTGGTGGTGGGCGTGGCCATCATCGTGGCGGGCCTCGTCCTCACCCTGGACAACCTCGGCCTCATCCAGGCCCACACGATCTTCAAGCTCTGGCCCCTGGTGCTGGTCGCCATGGGCGTGGCCAAAATCCGCCAGGAGGGCAGCGGCGGGGGCATGGGCGGCTGGTTCCTCGTGCTCGGCGGCGCCTTCCTCCTGCTCTTCACCTTCGCCCGGGGTCACCTGGCCGAGGCCCTGGCACCCATGCTGGTGGTGGGCGTGGGCATCCTCATCGTGGTCAAGGCGCTCAAGCAGAACCGCGGCGTGCCGCCCGAGCTGGCCCGCTCCGAGGACTTCCTCCAGGGCACGGCCATCTTCGGTGGGTTCAAGCGGCGCGTCCTCACCCAGGCCTTCAAGGGCGGCGAGCTGACGGCCATCTTCGGCGGCTATGAGGTGGATCTCCGCCAGGCGGCCCTGGAGAACGGCCAGGCCCGCATCGATGTCTTCGTGCTCTTCGGGGGCGGCGAGATCCGCGTGCCCGATGGCTGGGAGATCGCCAACCGCGCCACGGCCGTGGCCGGGGCCCTGAACGACAACACCCACCATGGCCCCGGTCCCGTGGAAGGCCGTCCCCGCCTGGTGGTCACGGGGCTCATCCTCTTCGGCGGCACCGAGGTCAAGAGCTGA
- a CDS encoding sensor histidine kinase, protein MHPLLASRARLGAYLLGWAPIALLLTGIARSQGWTWAEAGSLALPLCLLAAFLFLSAWFLCRALPLGRTVEGLGAHGAAWGMAAVLMGGLWAGLAWMLARMLAWVPGLGALPQRVNTALPVLTGLGILLYLASVALSYLMLAQDRALEAERKGAELQLLAQESELKALRAQLNPHFLFNSLNSLSALTAVDPARAREMCVLLSDFLRRSLGLGERRLVPLREELDLARAYLAIEQIRFGRRLQLAWAVDPAAEPALLPTLLLQPLVENAIKHGIAALPEGGTLSLSAEVTEGHVILRVENPMDEDAPTPQGLGIGLRQVRQRLLGRFGSRARFEAGVQEALHRVTLVFPLETEP, encoded by the coding sequence ATGCACCCGCTCCTGGCCAGCCGGGCCCGGTTGGGGGCCTACCTCCTGGGGTGGGCCCCCATCGCGCTGTTGCTCACAGGCATCGCCCGGAGCCAGGGCTGGACCTGGGCCGAGGCGGGCTCCCTGGCCTTGCCCCTCTGCCTGCTGGCGGCCTTCCTGTTCCTGTCGGCCTGGTTCCTCTGCCGGGCCCTGCCCCTGGGCCGCACGGTCGAGGGGCTCGGCGCGCACGGGGCGGCCTGGGGCATGGCGGCCGTGCTCATGGGCGGCCTGTGGGCCGGCCTCGCCTGGATGCTGGCCCGGATGCTGGCGTGGGTGCCCGGGCTGGGCGCCCTGCCCCAGCGTGTGAACACGGCCCTGCCCGTGCTCACGGGCCTGGGCATCCTGCTCTACCTCGCCTCGGTCGCGCTCAGTTACCTGATGCTGGCCCAGGACCGGGCCCTCGAGGCCGAACGGAAGGGCGCCGAGCTGCAGCTGCTGGCCCAGGAATCCGAGCTGAAGGCCCTGCGCGCCCAGCTGAATCCCCACTTCCTGTTCAACAGCCTGAACTCGCTGTCGGCGCTCACCGCCGTGGACCCGGCCCGGGCGCGGGAGATGTGCGTCCTCCTGTCGGATTTCCTCCGCCGCAGCCTCGGCCTGGGCGAGCGCCGCCTGGTGCCGCTGCGGGAGGAACTCGATCTGGCGCGGGCCTACCTCGCCATCGAGCAGATCCGCTTCGGCCGCCGCCTGCAGCTGGCCTGGGCCGTGGATCCGGCAGCCGAGCCCGCCCTGCTGCCGACCCTGCTGCTGCAGCCGCTGGTGGAGAACGCCATCAAGCACGGCATCGCGGCACTGCCGGAAGGCGGCACCCTGTCCCTCAGCGCAGAGGTCACCGAAGGCCATGTGATCCTGCGCGTGGAGAACCCGATGGATGAAGATGCCCCGACCCCCCAGGGCCTGGGCATCGGCCTGCGGCAGGTCCGCCAGCGGCTGCTGGGCCGCTTCGGCAGCCGCGCCCGCTTCGAGGCCGGCGTGCAGGAGGCCCTCCATCGCGTGACCCTGGTATTCCCCCTGGAGACCGAACCATGA
- a CDS encoding LytR/AlgR family response regulator transcription factor, translating into MKALIIDDEDLARAVVREHLAAHPDVEVAAECANGFEALKAAAQHQPDLIFLDIQMPKLDGFEVLELLEAEGRRPAVVFVTAYDQHALRAFEAHAVDYLLKPFSKERFDAALAKARALQAAQPAAPPPPASELAAAARQGKPLERIVVKDGPKVTVVHLDRLDWVQAQDDYVLLRTEGKNLLKQQTLANLESQLDSSRFIRIHRSYILNLDRLIRVEQDTKEHRDAILRDGTRLPVSRAGYQRLRELWEGAV; encoded by the coding sequence ATGAAAGCCCTGATCATCGACGACGAGGATCTGGCCCGCGCCGTGGTGCGCGAGCACTTGGCGGCCCACCCGGATGTCGAGGTCGCGGCGGAGTGCGCCAACGGCTTCGAGGCCCTGAAGGCCGCGGCCCAGCACCAGCCCGATCTGATCTTCCTGGACATCCAGATGCCCAAGCTGGACGGCTTCGAGGTGCTGGAGCTCCTGGAGGCCGAGGGCCGGCGGCCCGCCGTGGTCTTCGTGACCGCCTACGACCAGCACGCCCTCCGGGCCTTCGAGGCCCACGCCGTGGACTACCTCCTGAAACCCTTCTCGAAGGAACGGTTCGATGCGGCCCTGGCCAAGGCCCGGGCCCTGCAAGCGGCCCAGCCGGCCGCGCCGCCGCCGCCCGCCTCCGAGCTCGCCGCCGCCGCCCGCCAGGGGAAGCCCCTGGAGCGCATCGTGGTGAAGGATGGCCCCAAGGTCACCGTGGTCCACCTCGATCGGCTCGATTGGGTGCAGGCCCAGGACGACTATGTCCTGCTGCGCACGGAGGGCAAGAACCTGCTCAAGCAGCAGACCCTGGCCAACCTGGAATCGCAGCTCGATTCGAGCCGTTTCATCCGCATTCACCGTAGTTACATCCTAAATCTCGACCGCCTTATCCGGGTTGAACAGGACACCAAGGAACACCGTGATGCCATCCTGCGGGACGGCACCCGCCTGCCGGTGAGCCGGGCGGGCTACCAGCGCTTGCGGGAGCTGTGGGAAGGCGCCGTCTGA
- a CDS encoding SCP2 sterol-binding domain-containing protein, with protein MALTVDGIFALMPELFLPEKAQGLTVSVYYQVTGEGGGDYTCLIENGAFSLKREPKPDATSVVVIGAEDWIALNEGKLDPMQAFMTGKLKGTGDLGLLQKFPKFFKKPQKQGGPVKPLKELVPARLALATGVKVTVGSESWGEGAEVAGDEAAVRGLVCGLSDPGPALLGGQIRFSGDMALLRRAWKTWSAEPEISFPDTPGGKALATLRKRYKGGASGTLEVKVDGVPYRLDFSPEGLAVRPGEVEGGAALGISDADFAALNAGKLNLVAALLGGGITVKGDMSQVAAYTAHFEVDVNPAQGLLESMPERFNAEKAGDLEAVVGYQIEDMAYTLLIRNGTCMVFPRLLKPCDTLLKAKADDFIAMSTGTLNAQEAFMTGKIQIEGDPLLMQKVAKSFKRPEA; from the coding sequence ATGGCTTTGACGGTGGATGGCATCTTTGCGCTCATGCCCGAACTCTTCCTGCCCGAGAAGGCGCAGGGCCTGACGGTCTCCGTCTACTACCAGGTGACGGGGGAAGGGGGTGGCGACTACACCTGCCTCATTGAGAACGGCGCCTTCTCCCTCAAGCGGGAGCCCAAGCCCGATGCCACCTCCGTGGTGGTCATCGGGGCGGAGGACTGGATCGCCCTCAATGAGGGCAAGCTCGATCCCATGCAGGCCTTCATGACCGGCAAGCTCAAAGGCACCGGCGACCTGGGCCTGCTCCAGAAATTCCCCAAGTTCTTCAAGAAGCCCCAGAAGCAGGGCGGCCCGGTGAAGCCGCTGAAGGAACTGGTGCCCGCGCGCCTGGCCCTGGCGACCGGGGTCAAGGTGACTGTGGGGTCCGAGAGCTGGGGCGAGGGTGCGGAAGTGGCGGGCGACGAGGCCGCCGTCCGTGGTCTGGTCTGCGGCCTTTCCGATCCCGGGCCCGCGCTGCTGGGGGGCCAGATCCGGTTCTCCGGCGACATGGCGCTGCTCCGCAGGGCCTGGAAGACCTGGTCCGCCGAACCGGAGATTAGCTTCCCGGACACGCCGGGCGGCAAGGCCCTGGCCACCCTGAGGAAGCGGTACAAGGGTGGGGCCAGTGGCACCCTGGAAGTGAAGGTGGATGGGGTGCCCTACCGCCTGGACTTCAGCCCCGAAGGACTGGCCGTGCGGCCGGGCGAGGTGGAGGGCGGCGCGGCCCTGGGCATTTCCGATGCCGATTTCGCGGCCCTCAACGCGGGCAAGCTGAACCTGGTGGCGGCCCTGCTGGGCGGCGGCATCACCGTGAAAGGCGACATGAGCCAGGTGGCGGCCTACACCGCCCATTTCGAGGTGGATGTGAACCCGGCCCAGGGGCTCCTGGAATCCATGCCCGAGCGTTTCAATGCGGAAAAGGCCGGCGATCTCGAGGCCGTGGTGGGCTACCAGATCGAGGATATGGCTTACACTCTGTTAATCCGAAACGGGACCTGCATGGTCTTCCCGCGCCTGCTGAAACCCTGTGATACGCTCCTCAAAGCCAAGGCTGACGATTTCATCGCCATGAGTACCGGAACGCTGAATGCCCAGGAGGCTTTCATGACCGGCAAGATCCAGATCGAGGGCGACCCCCTGCTCATGCAGAAAGTGGCGAAGAGCTTCAAGCGGCCGGAGGCCTGA
- a CDS encoding tetratricopeptide repeat protein — protein sequence MRRWGLGFGGSLLMLLGACARPQVDPWPRQMNAALASRLEGRSESARADYQAGFLNGATMLHEAQKAGIRPYQPTRSLPAQPLRGWSAPPAGVQAGVFDPASEVDPATGLVLIAASGAKGSPFAEGQVDGFGWALSAVGQGLIRPVPGISLPREWTSFQPGKETQPLGQGAKTVRFLWAPGLVAWACQERGFPWRRTWRAWGDAEPPAWIGLSERALWVETRGGRALALDVDTGEILRTQPAVPHEPTRSLDWESYQKEVLRAFNEPEFQRSLAALRKTAESGTVPDCLAVARKLSGMGEAADREAFTWFLKAAEKGSPEAMLRVGVLLFHGLSAPMDREGAKAWMTRAIQAGNPDAAAVLETLFRDHE from the coding sequence GTGCGCAGGTGGGGGCTTGGGTTCGGCGGGTCGCTGCTGATGCTGCTGGGGGCTTGCGCCCGGCCGCAGGTGGACCCTTGGCCGAGGCAGATGAATGCGGCCCTGGCGAGCCGGCTGGAGGGGCGGTCGGAGAGCGCCCGGGCGGACTACCAGGCGGGGTTCCTCAACGGCGCCACCATGCTCCACGAAGCGCAGAAGGCCGGCATCAGACCCTACCAACCCACGCGGTCGCTGCCGGCGCAACCGCTTCGCGGGTGGAGCGCTCCTCCCGCAGGCGTTCAGGCCGGGGTCTTCGACCCTGCCTCTGAGGTGGATCCAGCCACGGGGCTCGTCCTGATCGCCGCCAGCGGAGCCAAGGGATCCCCCTTTGCCGAGGGCCAGGTGGACGGGTTCGGCTGGGCATTGTCCGCCGTGGGCCAGGGTCTGATCCGGCCCGTCCCCGGGATCTCGCTCCCGAGGGAGTGGACTTCCTTCCAGCCGGGGAAAGAGACCCAGCCCCTCGGCCAAGGGGCGAAGACGGTACGGTTCCTGTGGGCGCCGGGCCTGGTGGCCTGGGCCTGCCAGGAACGGGGATTCCCGTGGCGGCGCACCTGGCGGGCCTGGGGCGATGCGGAACCTCCGGCATGGATCGGGCTTTCAGAGCGCGCGCTCTGGGTGGAGACCCGAGGTGGCCGGGCCCTCGCTCTGGATGTGGACACGGGGGAGATCCTCCGCACGCAGCCCGCGGTGCCGCATGAACCGACCCGCTCGCTGGATTGGGAGAGCTACCAGAAGGAAGTCCTCCGGGCCTTCAACGAACCCGAGTTCCAGCGCTCGCTGGCGGCCCTCCGGAAGACGGCGGAGTCGGGGACCGTCCCCGACTGCCTGGCCGTGGCCCGGAAGCTCAGCGGCATGGGGGAAGCGGCCGACCGGGAGGCGTTCACCTGGTTTCTGAAGGCAGCCGAAAAGGGCAGCCCCGAGGCCATGCTTCGCGTGGGGGTTCTGCTCTTCCACGGGCTCTCGGCCCCGATGGACCGGGAAGGGGCGAAGGCCTGGATGACGCGGGCGATCCAGGCGGGAAACCCGGATGCCGCGGCCGTCCTGGAGACGCTCTTCCGGGATCACGAATAG
- a CDS encoding Ppx/GppA phosphatase family protein — translation MRIAAVDVGSNSIHLVVVEADPLGGQRVLAREKAMVRLALGEAKSGEIGPEAYRAGLEALAHMAKVIGDLGCDTVMACGTAALRDARNAQAFVLEAEALGIPIQVISGEEEARLIHQAVSHAIPFPQEPVALIDIGGGSTEMTWVQGGRVAASISLPWGLQRLADAAQTADPPTAGDLKRLRRMIRRILKKARKDLPSELPEPALALGTSGTLEDLARGAGDGRAFTVPQLRALALRLWRSDAAQRIERLGVDPKRAEVLHVGAIWALSLLEWLGAPPLRHLPVGLREGMIWEALKHGGAAIPPLADRRRASIEQLASRLDPDPGHSRQVARLADQLFLALQPHFELGDTERQWLAFAARVHDIGFSISEKGHHKHGEYLVRNATLPGFWPDEVDLLAQVVRFHRGKPPHHAKHEAFRALAPWHRQVVRKLAAILRAADALDRRRRQAVRNLSVAIDEGALLVRLEAQGEVEAEMEAFLEKGTLLGTLLDRRIEVTLG, via the coding sequence ATGCGGATCGCAGCGGTCGATGTCGGATCGAACTCCATCCACCTGGTGGTGGTGGAGGCCGATCCCCTCGGCGGGCAGCGGGTCCTGGCGCGGGAGAAGGCCATGGTCCGCCTCGCCCTGGGCGAGGCGAAATCCGGTGAGATCGGCCCCGAAGCCTACCGGGCCGGGCTGGAGGCTCTGGCCCACATGGCGAAAGTCATCGGGGACCTGGGCTGCGACACGGTCATGGCCTGTGGCACCGCCGCTCTGCGGGACGCCCGAAATGCCCAGGCCTTCGTCCTGGAGGCCGAGGCTCTGGGCATCCCCATTCAGGTGATCTCGGGCGAGGAGGAGGCCCGGCTCATCCACCAGGCCGTCTCCCACGCCATCCCCTTCCCCCAGGAACCCGTGGCCCTGATCGACATCGGCGGCGGAAGCACCGAGATGACCTGGGTGCAGGGGGGACGCGTGGCCGCGAGCATCTCCCTGCCTTGGGGCCTCCAGCGGCTGGCGGATGCGGCCCAGACGGCCGACCCGCCCACGGCCGGCGACCTCAAGCGCCTGCGGCGGATGATCCGGCGCATCCTCAAGAAGGCCCGCAAGGACCTGCCCTCGGAACTGCCGGAACCCGCGCTGGCCCTCGGCACCTCGGGCACCCTGGAGGACCTGGCCAGGGGCGCGGGCGACGGCCGGGCGTTCACTGTTCCGCAGCTCCGGGCCCTTGCCTTGAGGCTGTGGCGGTCCGACGCGGCCCAGCGCATCGAGCGGCTGGGTGTGGATCCCAAGCGGGCCGAGGTCCTCCATGTGGGGGCCATTTGGGCCCTGTCGCTCCTGGAGTGGCTGGGGGCCCCGCCCCTGCGCCACCTCCCCGTGGGCCTGCGGGAAGGCATGATCTGGGAGGCCCTCAAGCACGGAGGGGCCGCCATCCCGCCGCTCGCGGATCGGCGTCGCGCCTCCATCGAGCAGCTGGCCTCCCGCCTCGATCCCGATCCCGGGCACAGCCGCCAGGTGGCGCGTCTGGCCGATCAGCTCTTCCTGGCTCTGCAGCCCCACTTCGAGCTGGGGGATACGGAGCGCCAGTGGCTCGCCTTCGCGGCCCGGGTGCATGACATCGGATTTTCCATCTCCGAGAAGGGCCACCACAAGCACGGCGAGTACCTGGTGCGCAACGCCACCCTGCCCGGCTTCTGGCCCGACGAGGTGGACCTGCTGGCCCAGGTGGTGCGCTTCCACCGGGGCAAGCCCCCCCATCACGCCAAGCACGAGGCCTTTCGCGCCCTGGCACCCTGGCATCGCCAGGTGGTGAGGAAGCTGGCCGCCATCCTCCGGGCGGCCGATGCCCTGGACCGGCGGCGGCGCCAGGCCGTCCGGAACCTCTCCGTCGCCATCGACGAGGGGGCCCTCCTGGTGCGCCTGGAGGCCCAGGGAGAGGTGGAAGCGGAGATGGAGGCCTTTCTCGAGAAGGGGACGCTCCTGGGAACCCTGCTGGACCGCAGGATTGAAGTCACCTTAGGCTAG
- a CDS encoding LeuA family protein: MTLDELINDWNGPLAEGARVPLLLDETLRDGLQSPSVRDPDIAAKRDLIHRLARLGVDAVDLGMPGAGPKAMAAVRALMVEIRDHRLPISPNVAVRTLEGDLAQVAEIQQRAGIPLEAGAFLGSSPIRMDVEGWDLAFLVDATRKAVAFCCRHEVPVMMVTEDSTRARPEVLEAIYGAALDEGAHAICLSDTCGHATPDGVRRLIRFIREKVIDGRAVRIDWHGHNDRGLGVANAIAAFEAGADRLHGSILGIGERCGNVALDQLMINLHLMGFPKGDLSGLPALAERVAELCDVEIPANYPVLGRDAFRTGTGVHAAAIVKALHRGDVELADAVYSGVPAALVGRRQEIEIGPLAGHSNVVYWLEMNGYDPSPERVDRILQAAKNSPRILKEAEIRSVL, translated from the coding sequence ATGACCCTCGACGAGCTGATCAACGACTGGAACGGCCCTCTGGCGGAAGGCGCCCGGGTCCCGCTGCTTCTCGACGAGACCTTGCGCGACGGGCTCCAGAGCCCCTCAGTACGCGACCCGGACATCGCAGCCAAGCGGGACCTCATCCACCGCCTGGCCCGCCTGGGTGTGGACGCCGTGGACCTCGGCATGCCCGGAGCCGGCCCGAAGGCGATGGCCGCCGTGCGGGCGCTCATGGTGGAGATCCGCGACCACCGCCTGCCCATCTCGCCCAATGTGGCTGTGCGCACGCTGGAAGGGGACCTGGCCCAGGTGGCCGAGATCCAGCAGCGCGCGGGCATCCCGTTGGAGGCCGGGGCCTTCCTGGGGTCGAGCCCCATCCGCATGGATGTGGAAGGCTGGGACCTGGCCTTCCTGGTGGATGCCACCCGCAAGGCCGTGGCCTTCTGCTGCCGGCATGAGGTGCCCGTGATGATGGTGACCGAGGACAGCACCCGGGCCCGCCCGGAGGTGCTGGAAGCCATCTATGGAGCGGCCCTGGACGAAGGGGCCCATGCCATCTGCCTGTCGGATACCTGCGGCCACGCCACGCCGGATGGCGTGCGGCGCCTGATCCGCTTCATCCGGGAGAAGGTCATCGACGGCCGCGCCGTCCGCATCGACTGGCACGGCCACAATGATCGGGGCCTGGGCGTGGCGAACGCCATCGCGGCCTTCGAGGCCGGGGCGGACCGCCTCCACGGCAGCATCCTGGGCATTGGCGAGCGCTGCGGCAATGTGGCCCTGGATCAGCTCATGATCAACCTGCATCTCATGGGCTTCCCCAAGGGCGACCTGTCGGGCCTGCCCGCCCTGGCCGAGCGCGTGGCCGAGCTCTGCGATGTGGAGATCCCCGCCAACTACCCGGTGCTGGGGCGGGATGCCTTCCGCACGGGCACCGGCGTCCATGCCGCGGCCATCGTGAAGGCCCTCCACCGCGGCGATGTGGAGCTGGCCGATGCGGTCTATTCCGGCGTTCCCGCGGCCCTGGTGGGACGCCGCCAGGAGATCGAGATCGGCCCCCTGGCCGGCCACAGCAATGTCGTCTACTGGCTCGAGATGAACGGCTACGACCCCAGCCCCGAGCGGGTGGACCGCATCCTCCAGGCCGCCAAGAACAGCCCCCGGATTCTCAAGGAGGCGGAGATCCGGTCAGTGCTTTAG
- a CDS encoding NAD(P)/FAD-dependent oxidoreductase: protein MAEPGPVHSAALPTVLPTVLIVGGGFGGLRAARALAGAPVRVVLVDRQNHHLFQPLLYQVASATLSPADIAAPIRHVLRTQGNAEVVLAEVASVDLEARQVQLREGAPLAYDFLILAAGSRSSYFGRDAWAELAPGLKTLDDALEMRRRFLLTFERAEQEEDPEIRREWLTFVIVGGGPTGVELAGTLKEMARLSLPREFRRIRTDRARVILVEAGPCILANFGSGLSEKAVQGLERIGVEVRLGQPITAIDARAVELGGERIPTRTVLWAAGVSAVPLGAGLGAPLDRLGRVVVEPDLSLAGHPEVFVVGDLAAFAHGPEGPLPGVAPVAIQQGAAAAANLLATLAGRPRRVFRYRDKGSMATLGRGKAVAHIGRLSFTGYPAWLAWLFIHLMLLVDFRSRVFVFFEWLWAYLTTQPRARLILGKRDLRS from the coding sequence GTGGCAGAGCCAGGTCCCGTCCATTCCGCAGCCCTTCCCACGGTCCTCCCCACCGTCCTCATCGTCGGCGGCGGGTTCGGGGGGCTGCGGGCGGCCCGGGCTCTGGCCGGTGCGCCCGTGCGGGTCGTTCTGGTGGACCGGCAGAACCACCATCTGTTCCAGCCGCTGCTGTACCAGGTGGCCTCGGCCACGCTCTCTCCCGCCGATATCGCCGCACCCATCCGCCATGTCCTCCGCACCCAGGGGAACGCCGAGGTGGTGCTGGCGGAGGTCGCGTCCGTGGACCTGGAAGCCCGGCAGGTCCAGCTGCGGGAAGGCGCGCCCCTGGCCTACGACTTCCTGATCCTGGCCGCGGGCTCTCGCAGCTCTTACTTCGGCCGCGATGCCTGGGCCGAGCTGGCCCCGGGCCTCAAGACCCTGGACGATGCCCTGGAGATGCGGCGGCGCTTCCTGCTGACCTTCGAGCGGGCCGAGCAGGAGGAGGATCCGGAGATCCGCCGGGAGTGGCTGACTTTCGTCATCGTGGGCGGGGGCCCGACCGGCGTGGAACTCGCAGGAACCCTGAAGGAGATGGCCAGGCTGTCCCTGCCGCGGGAATTCCGGCGCATCCGCACGGATCGCGCCCGGGTGATCCTGGTGGAGGCGGGCCCCTGCATCCTGGCGAATTTTGGCTCCGGGCTGTCCGAGAAGGCGGTGCAGGGACTGGAGCGCATCGGCGTCGAAGTCCGGCTCGGACAGCCCATCACGGCCATCGATGCGCGGGCCGTCGAGCTGGGCGGGGAGCGCATTCCGACCCGGACGGTGTTGTGGGCGGCTGGCGTCTCAGCCGTGCCGCTGGGCGCAGGCCTCGGCGCGCCCCTGGATCGTCTCGGGCGGGTGGTCGTGGAGCCGGACCTCAGCCTCGCCGGCCACCCGGAGGTCTTCGTGGTGGGCGACCTGGCCGCCTTCGCGCATGGGCCCGAAGGCCCCCTGCCGGGCGTGGCCCCGGTCGCCATCCAGCAGGGCGCGGCGGCGGCGGCGAACCTCCTGGCGACCCTGGCGGGTCGGCCGCGGCGGGTCTTCCGCTACCGGGACAAGGGCAGCATGGCGACCCTGGGCCGGGGCAAGGCCGTGGCGCACATCGGCCGCCTGAGTTTCACCGGCTACCCGGCCTGGCTGGCCTGGCTCTTCATCCACCTGATGCTGCTGGTGGACTTCCGAAGCCGGGTGTTCGTCTTCTTCGAGTGGCTGTGGGCCTACCTGACGACCCAGCCCCGGGCCCGGCTCATCCTCGGGAAGCGGGACCTCCGTTCCTAG